From the Asterias amurensis chromosome 1, ASM3211899v1 genome, the window gcttttcaaagaccgactcgactgattcaaggcaacgtgttcctttaaagacactggacactaataataattgtcaaagactagtcttcacagttggtgtatctcaacatatgcataaaataacaaacctgtgaaaatttgagctcaatcggtcgtcggagttgcgagatattaatgaaggaaaaaacacaattttcgcattaagttgtgtgttttcagatgcttgatttcgagacctcaaattctaaatctgaggtctagaaataaagtttgtggaaaaatacttctttctcaaaaactacgttgcttcagagggcgctgtttctcacaatgttttatactatcaacctttccccattactcgtaatcaagaaaggttttatgataacaattattttgagtaattaccaatagtgtccactgcatttaaggcCCTTTCGCATGAGAAAATTTGTAATAGAAACCTCGACTAAAATCACATCAATGTTGAAAATTAACAAATTCCTGTCATGTGAAAGCTATCCTTGTTATGTCAATAACAAGAGATCCAGACCTCAGATGAGTAAATTGGCAACCATCTTAAAATCACAAGGATATATGTGGTGTGAAATGCTTACAGTGCAATAACTAAGGACCCTTGCTATGGCGATATTGCTCTTCTAATGCACAGAACGTGTCACTATTGTGCACACTACAAGTCTTAAgtcttcttatttttatttacattatAATAAAGGGTTCAGtgaatgaaaattttgaccttactaacccccccccccccaaaaaaaaaaacaaaaaacaagaaattagGAACTTTGGAAAATTTGTGTTCCAAGAAGTCTTGATAAATAATCACAATCAAACAACTAGCATCTATTATGGAGAAGCTTCTTTGCTGATGCTCATGTGAAAGGACCTGTAGGTGTATACTGTAAAGATGAGTATATTTGATACACTCACACAAATCCTTCTACCTGGACCCAATGTTCACGGAGCTGCTTTTAGAACAACAAAGGAAGCTAAGCACAagaacattatgcttaccaaaataaggtctCAAGTACAATTTGCAACTggtacttttttcttctttagcaGCTTTAATAAATTAGGCCCTGTTGGTAGGTTTGTTTATCCTGATCAAAATTTATAAAGCAGGATATGATAtttataaattttcattttacacTATAAGATGATATTAAAGAATACATCActtaacaaatatatatattattataaatataatacaatagttaaaaaagaaaaggtaaAATTCAAGAGATTCAATAACTTtcataatgtttttatttgatataaaaatttttaatatataaatTTTTGTGTTAATATAAAAATTAGGAATTTGGATAAGAAAAGTCagcctaaaataatttttcatttgggtgtgtttgtttctttttttgacgttttaaattaaaaagtttttaaagggatggtacaacTTTCTTAATTGTTTTATTCCATATATAAACGGCCGGAAAGCTGGATTTTGAGTGTATTTTACAGTTAAAATCACTCATATAGCTTCAGGAAAATATATGTGACCATAAAATACTACTTGTAAGAATTTCGACTTGTAAGAAACTTTAACAgttataaaaagtaaaaagaaagcCTCCAGCAACTGTTTTCAAACAACATTAAGTGGTTAGTGTTAAGATGATTCACCAACATTGCCTTCGACAAGACCGAGTACCGGTATTACTAAATCCAAGACGAACACCCACCCGAAGCTTTTAAAAAGGGCGCCCTTGGTTGACTTGGTGCCCCCTCAAAAGATGGCGCTATGGGTACATGCCACCAacctacacccccccccccaaacacaaCAAAGCTATGTCACTGCATTTATTATCGATTAAATACAAAACCAAACTTTAAGAGAATAATATCGTTAATCAAATCATACTCCTTTATGAaggtttgtatgaaaaaaacagcGAGCGAAATTGTACACCACTGGAAAGGAGGTTGAGAACACCAACAACTAGTCAGTTAAAACCGCTAAAACATGGTCTCTGTTTTTGCCAAAGGGGTTTGGGCACCAGTCACGCAGTTGCAGCCTTAGCTTTGCTTTGTGTTATACCCGCTTCAGACATGCGCGCCAGAGTCacgccaaaccaaatagataaagagtgactctaggtcgacccaaattaattttggtttcagacaagGGAACTTATCATTTACATTAGGTTCGGCAAATGACAAGATCggcgtctgaaaccaaggcgctccagagttgttCCGACTGACTGCAACAGGTGATCTTCCGGCGTCTAGCGCGTCCAGTCACTCCCAACTGTTTCAGACATCAGaattttcatgtacttaattcagaatttggttcagcGCGACTCTAgaacgcctgtctgaaacgggtgttcgGTGACTAGACCCATAAAACCAACAACTGAAGACGATCTTCGATCAGCCTTCCTCATTTCAGCATGTGTTGTTGCACAGAGTGTCAAAAATGGTGATCCACCAAGGTACAAACCCTGACTCGCTTTTCAAAACGTTGGTTAGCAATATTTTATACAGTACAGCTAGAACAATAAAGCACCTGCCTAATTAAGACAATTTTGATTGGTCCCTTAGTAATTATATCGTCCAATTGAAACAGGCACATAGTTTTGGTATTTACACATACTTTATAATACTTTTTTATAATACAATTTAGTCAAGAGACTTTTGAAGCCAAATACTGACTGATTCTTCAAATGCTTAATTTGTAGGTTAAAGGCACTATGCTAGAgtgcaatacaatacaattgaTGTATCTATCTAAGCAGTTCATTCTTTCTAAAGCTACCTCAAGATTCTCTCCTCAGTTTGTTTTGAATGGTGCTTTGACCATCTCAAAAATTGGTAAATCAACAGAGAGGTTCTCTATTTAATAGGCAAAAAATAACATTGCCACAATTTAGCCTTGATCATCGATCACCATGCTACTGCGCAATGTGATAATGAGTTCAAGGCCTGCAATTACCTGCAGACCATGGAGGCTGTGGCCCATGTTACCCCTGGTCTAGGCCCCCATCACCAGTTTCCCACAGACTGCAAGATTTTCTGATGACAGTGCCCATTGCAAAATGTCCTGGCCctttgaaattccaggcctgcaattTGGAAATCTAAAATGCAAATTCTCAAgaatcttttcaaaacagtgagCCTGGTTTTGATTTGGATGAAAAATTCAATATGTTCTTAATTCCAGGTTGAAATTAGAATTTACTGCTCTTTACTTCGATTCAGGTTTCACAGAATCTAATGCTGAGGTGACACTATTAGTAGGTGCCATGACGGACTGCCACTGGCTTAGGTTCTCCTGTATAGTTGGTAGATGTTGGAAATTGACGGCAGAGTACTGTataggatgatgatgatgatgatgatgatgatgctgaTAAGGAAGAGGTGGACCTTGTGATGTAGAGACATCACCTTCGAGCCTGCATCCACTCCCAGAAGCTGCTCCTTCATGTGGTGCTTGGCCAGATACACTAGTGGTGACTACAGGTACTAACATCACACGGTTACAATGTGGATTTGCATTTCCTTGTGCCAATTGGAGGAAAGGGTTCGCCGCAGGGAGGGGTACAAAAGATGACGGTGAGACATGTCTCTGTTGGGGCATCGCTAAGTTTGAAGCTGCCGACAGGAATGCAAGAGGATGCTCGGACTGTTGAGTCACTCCTGCAACTTGGGGGTTCGAAGCAGGCAACATTTGTGTCTCTGTCGCCGTCTGGGTTGAAGGAGCTTCTGTTCTGACAGGGCCACACTTTGGATTGGGATTATTGGGACAATGCGTCGGCGACGTTCGTCCATGCGAGGAGGATCCCTGCGAGGAACCCTGGGAATGAGTACTTTCACTGGAGCTGCTTCTCGTCTCTGTGGAAGAGTCTTTTTTAAGTTTCCGCCGCTTGGCGAGCGGAGCATTCGAGACGTCTAGCAAGAGGAAGCCCTCCCTCTGGGCTTTGTGGAAGGCAGACATTGTTGCCTTGACTTTGGTCTGGACTGAGGCACTGCTAGAGAGGAGGATGTTTGGGGTCATGAGCGGGGTAGAGCTGGTTGCTTGCTGGCCCTGAATCCAGTCATTGACTAAGAGGTCATCTATGGTAAGCCGATGGCTAGGATTAACGGTAAGAAGACCTGGCAGatgaaacaaattgaaatgttttaatttaaaggtttttgttgttgttatcatAGTGTTTGAATGTTTCCCCAAACTGAACCACTTGCTAACAATATAATAATCTCAGTTAGTTTCTTGTTACTTCCCGAGGATTGGAAAAATGAAAAACTTTACCTTTCAAAGAGAAGATACctttcaagaaaaacaaattttaaaagttgCCCAGACAGTTTCTCGTATCGTCAAGTCCTTGATAAAAGTATAAATcatatacatttaaaacaaattttacagGCGTAGAATAAGACTACACTAAATTGACCGGAAAGAACTCAACAAAATGAACTAAACAACTCTATCCgggcaaacacaaaaacaatattGAGCTGAGCCAAAGAAGAGCCAAGAAAGAGCAATAAGGAAATCAGAAAGAAAGACACAGAGAGACAGCGATGAAATAAACTTCAAACAAAATCCAGGAAAACTACTTGCCCTGGATAAGATCCTTAGCCGCCTCCGACACAGAAGCCCAGTGTGGTCCAGCAAAggaaatatttccatctttgATACGACGCATGATCTCCGATGCGCTGTTATCGCCACTACGACGCGACGCTTGGAATGGAACGTGACCAGACAGCATTGTATActgaaaaatgttcacaagaaattttatgaaaaacagGAGATTGCATTGTGGGACTTGGCAAACCCGAGTGCCTTGCAAAGCTGGGCCAAATGTCACAAAGCACTAACAATAActatatcaataataatattaacggACATTCATGTTGTcactacctacatgtatatgaataTACTCTAATACACAAGGAGAAAGATTATTCCATAGATTTGGAGCGGCATACACAAATGCCCGATCACCTAGGGTAACCCTTGATTTTCTTGATGGGTGAGACAACAATGTGTGGTCTTGCAAACTCCTGAGACGATAAGTTTTTTTtagatcagaaacatcagataTGGGTCTGGTGCCATAAGATCAAAGTATTTTAGGCCTTATACTGCCTGtgcatttttttcctttcaaacataagagtatatgcttaccaacaataaaacaatttttttagtaattgtttgtcacgatttatatgtttaaaaaatatataaagttgtttgggggctgactccgcctaccccttttgtgacgtcattcaaggcagactttgcctgcaatgcgtatagtaaacacacgtgcaaagtacatgtacgtccaagtcgtgagttggtacatttcaaaaagtgtttttctgcattcagcagcaatacacctggtcggcattgccggaaaaaaaagaaggaaaaaaaagaagaaaaaaattttgtgtacaaactcacgacttggtccgtacatgtactttgcaattgtgtttactctacgcattacaggcaaagtctgcctcgattgacgtcactaacagcgccctctcgggtcggggtctactcttaactttgtaaataacataagaactaattttttaaaaccttagttaactgtttattcacattcaactcatcaaaacacatatattagtgacaaaagctttattttgaaaaaataccacttccaggtaacTTTAAATTCAgtaatatttatttcaatgctgtcattCAAAACAATAATGCACATTTACGTTGAAATTACAAAAGCAAAAAGCAAAGCAATGTATGAGGTATGGTATATAAGGTACATCATGATTCAATAATAAGCAACAATTTAATGAACACATTTAGGGTTAAGGTTAACTAAGGAGCTTTTGTTCCCTAACCTATGGGCAGACAAACATTTAGTACAACCAAGGTATGGTAACATGGACGTAGGAGAAGCAGACAATACAAGTGAGACGAGGCTAATAGCTTACGGTACACACTTTGTTAAACACACTTTGTTTATGAATACAAGTCAAGGAACTGAGCTCTTTAGTTTTTAACAAAGACAGATGGAGAGATAATGAGCATGACTTACCAAAATAACACCCAAACTCCAGATATCGCACGACGCATCATACCCCACATCTTTATTAATAGTTTGTCCCAACACCTCCGGAGCGGCGAAATGCAGTGTAAAGCATGGCGTCTTAAGAGGCTGATTAGCATTGGTAATTCTGGCAAATCCAAAATCAACAATCTTCAGCTCGGCATCTTCAGTGTCGTCAGTGAAGAGCAGGTTCTGGGGTTTGAAGATAAGAATTATATCACATACAAAATCTCTTTCCCGACATCATGTACAATTCTCGTCATCTTcgatttatttgttcattttggcttaaaaattattttgtgacttgcttcactcatttctcaaaaactacagcacctcagtaagtaatatttgaagggaagctttctactaccattatcttcaaaccgtgtaagtttaatgtaaatctgtgacattttgaaaaagaacccgaatcctttaacatGGATACAAATCTGAAATTTCTCTTCCCTGAATATAACAATCATAGAGAGCTGTAGACAACAACATTGTCAAAGGTACGGTAGAAGTTGACTACATGTTTCTGTgtactttttcattttttttaagtcaaaCTTCTGTCAAACTCAATTTGAATTGCACCTCTTACCTCTGGCTTAAGATCTCGGTGTACTATTCCTCGATCATGTATAAAACCAACAGCTGATACCAATTTCCTCATGATAGAACTTGCCTCCGACTCATCAAAGTGCCTTTTCTTGCGGATTCTATCCAGTAGCTCCCCTCCTTTACAAAGCTCCATTACGATGTAAGTATGGAGCTAAAACGATCAAAACAACACAGAGGAAATTCAAGGGTTTAGTACGTCCAGTTTTTTACTCATGTCAAAGTCAACTTGTCCTCGGCTATCTTGTTATGATACAACTGCAGCCGGAAACTACGTCATTACACCTGGGCATACACCAGATACCTGCTCACACTTGTTACATGTAGCTAACCGAACGCACCATATATGAGGTTTGTCCATGCGAGATAGGCTGCTTTGTTGGTACGTTGACACGGAACGGCATAAGAAACCATTAAACTCAAAACATCATCTGCTGTTTTAAACAAAtccaacaaaaaccaaaaccttTTAGTATGAAGCACAATTTCAAAACTTAGTATTGTCACTTCCCCTTCATAGAGATGCAACTACTTGTACAAGTTATATTTGTTCATTGTTCAAGTTGATGAAAGGTCAAGGGTCAAAGGTTACTGACCTCATCCCTGAACTCTCCGTGCAGCTGTACAATATTAGGATGATTCTGACAGAGTTGCAACGTCTTCAATTCTTGAGTGCAATTTCTTCGTCTGCTGATAATCTTTACTGCATAAGCCAGACCAGTCTTTTTATGTATACATTTTCTGCagatataaaaaaacaccatagTTAATTGTTAGGATATTATTTACAACCCTTAAACAATTTTGACTGCTTCTGTTACACTATGGTACAcctgtgtatgtttgtgttgtgttgtcatttagcttttgagaaagactctgccgtACTGAAAAGTGAGACCATtgaaaattttggtttttggggttgaacaaagaattgactagagtgggattaacgtgccggcgctctagcaactgagctatctagccctatgttggcggtgtccctattttgtcaatatctttgttggggggtgttaatccagaggtcgttggtttgaatctctctctagtcaattctttgtttcaACCgcaaaaataatttcaaaatttacacagtcagtttctcttgtggtttacaTTAATAATTTGGTGACATTATTCATCCTGTGCTCAATGCACCAACCCTACCCATCAAATAAACATAAAATCTATTCCCTGATTTAACACACATACTCGAGTCCGCATTCAGGACATTAAAAAACCCAATGTTTGTCCCATTGACTTACATAACATTAGACAACAAAATATTCCCATAACTGGTTGCTCACCTACAAACTGAGAAACTACCGTCACCAAGTGGTTCCGCATTCAATTCAACTTCGTACGTCTTGTAGAACAAAGATTCCTTCAAAAGGGAAATAAAACACATCATtgctatacctcatacatattcatgagcgaGAGCTGAATTCTGACTGGTCCATTCACCATCACATGCCAGTTGCTATTTTTGCTGTTTACCAAGCGTGCGCTAATATTCACACACAGGGTAAATATGCATGCAAAGAGGACGGTCACAAGTCAGCTGTCTACAACGCATACGCCTTACAAAGCAAACATCAAACTGTTGCACGGGTGTAGTAAATATTGTCATAAGTACAAACACATGAAAAGATGGCGGCACACGCTTATGCCAAGATCATAGATGCCGAACTAGAGAGGTTTGAggtataaaagcaaaacaaatataacacggtttaaaacgttgagttgaaaccactgattcttttcagaaccacccgaACTAATTGTGTAACCGCAAACATTTCTACACGGTTTACTTGGGGTGAACAGAGGATATTACCTCCACTCGGTATTTGAATTTGACAAAACTAGTTTGCCGTCTTCCAATACCCTAGGAAGCAACCCTGAGCTTAACCCTTAACCTAACCAAGTTTTACTGTGCTTTTTGGtgtacttgtatttgttgaggtcaaataatCGTAATAACCCTAagcctaaccctaatcctaaccaATTGAAATTTCACCTTGATTTTAGACGAATGTGCAATTTGGTCATGGGATGGCTTATTCTTGTCAGGAGCAGGATGCAATAAATCCTTTGTAATTGCATTATCACTGTACAGTACTGATGGAGCTATGAAGGAGTAACCctgcaaagaaagaaaaaccaatAAAGCTAAAACAAAACTGAAGATAAATCagacttttcttttctttcaatatcgagaattgataattgttttaatattttctcaaaaagtaaagcattccatGGAATAAAATATTAagggaagtcttttaccattaccttctgtaaaccctgtaagttatttgtaaatctgtgaactttaaatttttgctctgttcagaaagtgtccaatggctttaaaggcagtggacacttttggtaattactcaaaataattattagcataaaacctttcttggtgatgagtagtggggagaggttgatggcataaaacattgtgagaatcggctccctctgaagtgccatagttttcgagaaagaagtaattttccacgaatttgatttcgagacctcaggtttagaacttgaggtctcgaaatcaaccatctaaacgcataaaacttcgtgtgacaagggtgttttttctttcaatcatatctcgcaacttagatgaccgattgagctcaaattttcacaggttggttattttatgcatatgttgagatacaccaactgtgaaggctagtctttgacaattaccaatagtgtccactgcctttaacagctttgtgaaattgggcaagTTTAAGAAATGAGGCAAGATagaaacaaaaaattcaaaagcTTGTTGAGAAAGAGCTGTCACTCACCCTGAAGACTCTTGCGTCGGCTGTATTGGGCACCGCTGCAGGGGACTCAGCAGGGGGTAGGTTTGTAAACTCATCCGCAAAGTTACTGACGTCTAATTCACCATTAATGTGAGGCCTGAAAGGTGGTTGGACCTTCTTCTCTGCCAGGTCATCCCAATTCAAATCCTGACAAGTTTTTGTAACCAAAAAAGTGGGGTATATAAATCATTTGCAGTTAatgtcacctggaaatagaatttttattttttcaaacataagagtatatgtttagtaacaataaaacaatttttttagtaattgtttgtcacgatttatgtgtttaaaaaaacatataaagttgtttggggggttgcgtaaacacacgctgtgctgcattttctcttcaaatatcgcgcctcgattgacgtcacgaacagcgccctctcgggtcggggcctactcttaaatttgtaaataagataataACTAATATTTTAgaacaaggcctggttcttgataattttaccgagacgaagttaacttcttattcacattccactaaTCAAAACACatcttagtgacaaaagctttattttgacaaaataccacttccaggtgacttaaataattataatttgggaggctaatcatccttacttgcaGCAGCTGAGGAGCTGAACTGTGAAGGACGCAGCTACAACAGGCATGTAAAGACACATTTTAGCAGCCTGCCACATCAACCCATATATGACCATGGAGTACAGGTAGAGACTGagagttttaaaaatttttccAGAGGTAGGAAAACCAAGGGCCCGAAGAAATACCCTTGGGGTATTGGAGAGTCCAATGCACAACTCACCTCAGATATGGCCTTAGCCGGGAATTGAACCAGAGCCACATTGGTGAAGGCGAGTGTTTTACGCACTACCCAACCATAATTTCCCGTAAAGTTTCTCCAGACTTCTGGACAGATTTTCAATAGGATTAGTATAAAATGACACTTTGCAAATGATTCCATGCCAACCTTTGAGAAACGCTTGGGGTTAGCGTGGAGTCCCCTGCTTTCATAACAGCTTGTTCCATAAGCacaaattctttgcttacagcaAGCAGAGTTATGATGCTGGGCCCAGCTAGTTTTTAGCCAACAATACTTCAAAAAAAGCTTTATACAAGGTTGTACTTGAAAATCTATTATAGCTACTTATTCAAACATTAAGTGTTAGGTGAAATTTGCAGATTGACAAATTGGTTGATGTGGTCGACTGTCTCTCTCTAACTCTAAACAAACTTTTACCAACCTTGAAGAAAGGATGTTTTTTGATTTGGTCAACGCCGCCAGGTCCTGACCCGAGTCTTTTCTTAGCATTTTTGTCCAGCAGCCGGTTGATGAAGTCCTTCATGTTGGAGGAGAAACTAGAAGGCATTCCCGGATGTTCGTGCAGGATTCGTCTAGAAAAGACACAAAAAATGCTCCCAAGTCAAAGTGGGGCTTCAATGCCAAATTCAGTGTTGTGATACATTCATTTtctaaaatgtaattttatCTTTCAAGCGCACTTTGAAATGTGGCTTCACCGAAACATCAACAGTGCTTAAGCTCAAAAATCCATTCACAAATGTAGTTTGATCATCAAAAGATAGTATGAATGTATCAACAACAACATGGTTTAAGAAATACCAATTAACTCCATGTTTTGAAGCAGTAAAAACGTATTTGAAAAGTTTTCATATCTACAATTAGTCTAaagagggattcgaaccaaaaACAAGGGTTTATTTTCCTTACTTGGAGATCTCAGACTGTGTGTTCTTCTCTCCATCCACAGTAAACGGTGACGCACCGGTCAAGAGTTCATAGGTCAATACCCCCAATGACCACCAATCAACGGCTTTGTCATGACCAGTTGAGCCTCCCCTGACCACCTCCGGGGCCATGTATTCAATCGTCCCACAAAATGAGTAGGCTCTCGTATCctgtacacacacaaaaacataagaggcaacaaaattaattcaactacaaatgttaattttggttttacccatacaccgatgtgtgttaacactgtatactcagaaccTTC encodes:
- the LOC139946873 gene encoding ribosomal protein S6 kinase alpha-5-like is translated as MGGMDTSGEDNLEVRRYELKNANLTNHAEKVGRKSFELLKVLGTGAYGKVFLVRKNCGHDVGKIFAMKVLKKATIVQKAKTAEHTMTERQVLEAVRRCPFLVTLHYAFQTDAKLHLILDYVNGGELFTHLYQRESFSEAEVRIYIGEIILALEHLHKLGIIYRDIKLENILLDQDGHIVLTDFGLSKEFLPNTDTRAYSFCGTIEYMAPEVVRGGSTGHDKAVDWWSLGVLTYELLTGASPFTVDGEKNTQSEISKRILHEHPGMPSSFSSNMKDFINRLLDKNAKKRLGSGPGGVDQIKKHPFFKDLNWDDLAEKKVQPPFRPHINGELDVSNFADEFTNLPPAESPAAVPNTADARVFRGYSFIAPSVLYSDNAITKDLLHPAPDKNKPSHDQIAHSSKIKESLFYKTYEVELNAEPLGDGSFSVCRKCIHKKTGLAYAVKIISRRRNCTQELKTLQLCQNHPNIVQLHGEFRDELHTYIVMELCKGGELLDRIRKKRHFDESEASSIMRKLVSAVGFIHDRGIVHRDLKPENLLFTDDTEDAELKIVDFGFARITNANQPLKTPCFTLHFAAPEVLGQTINKDVGYDASCDIWSLGVILYTMLSGHVPFQASRRSGDNSASEIMRRIKDGNISFAGPHWASVSEAAKDLIQGLLTVNPSHRLTIDDLLVNDWIQGQQATSSTPLMTPNILLSSSASVQTKVKATMSAFHKAQREGFLLLDVSNAPLAKRRKLKKDSSTETRSSSSESTHSQGSSQGSSSHGRTSPTHCPNNPNPKCGPVRTEAPSTQTATETQMLPASNPQVAGVTQQSEHPLAFLSAASNLAMPQQRHVSPSSFVPLPAANPFLQLAQGNANPHCNRVMLVPVVTTSVSGQAPHEGAASGSGCRLEGDVSTSQGPPLPYQHHHHHHHHHPIQYSAVNFQHLPTIQENLSQWQSVMAPTNSVTSALDSVKPESK